Genomic window (Bradyrhizobium sp. 186):
CGCTCGTCGATTACCCAGCAGGTTGCGAGAATTCTATTCCCCTCAGATGAACCAACTTTGGAGGTCAGGATTCAGGAGGCGCTTGTCGCAATTTGGCTCGAATGGCGGCTCAGCAAGGATGAAATCCTGAAGATCTACCTAAACCGTGTGCAGATCGGAGGCGGCATCTTCGGCGTCAGTAAAGCTGCGCAGAGTTATTTCCACAAGCAGGTTCAGGATATCGAACTTGGCGAAGCAGCCCTGCTTGCCGGCCTGATAAATGCGCCACTAGATCTACCTTCGCATGTTGCTCTTCCGAATGCGCGTGAGCGTGCAAACCTGGTTCTGGACACCCTCGTCGAGACCGGGCTCATCACTAATGATCAGCTGTTCGCGGCAAAGCAACATCCGGCACGCCTGATCTTCATGCATCAGGACGCATCGCCGAATTGAAGAGATCGAGATGAGCGTGATCTCGCGGAAGATGATTGCCACTGCTGCCAAGGAGTGGAGGGTAGCACAGCTGATTGACTGCAAATTGGTATCGCACCCCGCAATGTAACTGGCGGATCGCGATTCATCGGAAAGAGCCGGCCGGTTGCCTGGCGATAGCAGGGAGGCTGACGGTCGGATCGTCGCTCAACGGGGCGACGGTTTCCAGGTATGTTGCGTGCCCGCTGGACGGCCCATCCATCGTTCTGCTCAGCATGAGCACACCGATGAGGCGAATGATGAAGCCCTCATTGGCGAAGATGCTGACAAAATCGAGACGTACTCGTTGAAGTCGTATCATCCGATCGAAACATTAATGCCGTTTTGGGCGGCAGCGTCCTCATACAGTTGACGGCAGCGCGAGACGTGCGAGGGATTGAGCAAAGTCTTCATTGCTGCACGCGTCCTATCGTTATGAATGGTGTCTGGCGAGATGGTGAAAGCATGCGGCAACAACCTGAAGCGAGCACCTACCTACTCTGATGAGAAAGCCTTGCATTTCTCAATGAGGAAGCATTCGGGTGGTTAGGCAAGAGGGCAGAGCGTTGATCAATAGCGGCCGGAGAAGGCAAGCCTGTTTGCAACGTCTACTGTGAAGCTGCTGACCTTAGGTGTCGAGTAGGCCGGCGGAATCTCACCGCCGGCCTCTCATAGATCCCAGCGTGAGACTCTCGCCTCACTGGGCTCCCATCAGGCGAACGAGCCGCGTATGCCGATCTTCCAGTGTGCGAACAACCCGGGACGTTCGCGAGATAGTCGTTCGAGAACGCGGCCGGTCTTGGCCTTGCGACCCATAAAGCGTTTGAACTTCCGCATCATCCAAGCCTCGATTGTCTGATTGACGTATCGAAGGATTGGCCCCAGAGCCGCCCGCGTGAATCGACCGTAATACTCAATCCACCCCCGCAGGAGTGGATTGAGCTGCCGAGCGATGTCAGCCATTGACACATGGGTCCGTCTTCGGAGGTTCAAATCCCGGATTGCCGCCCGCATAGACTTCAGCGCCGAAGCGCTGATCCCAGGCAGAAAACTGCAAAACCGAGGCGTCTTGTGAGTTCTTTGCCCGTCGCGGCCGGAAGCAGTAGCCAAGGAAGTCAAACTTGACGTTCGAATAGCTCCCCTTCCGCCGGCTGTCCTTACAGTAGACAATCCTGGTTTTGGTGGGGTGCATCTCAAGCCCGCATTCTGCCAGGCGAGTTTGTAGCTCGGCCTTTAGGGCTTCCGCTTCTTGCTCGCTCCGGCAGTGCACTAGGCCATC
Coding sequences:
- a CDS encoding transglycosylase domain-containing protein; this encodes MAGARRVYSIACMLTELMRGARLVRRSLRCTIVDPLSEALTFGLISLILSMIVANPVFQKTGDQDWSEGADPTLCLPECRTGLTSACATYSSISVKELPDVLVKATLATGDRRFYSHFGIDLTAIALSLHAGPGTKAVRSSITQQVARILFPSDEPTLEVRIQEALVAIWLEWRLSKDEILKIYLNRVQIGGGIFGVSKAAQSYFHKQVQDIELGEAALLAGLINAPLDLPSHVALPNARERANLVLDTLVETGLITNDQLFAAKQHPARLIFMHQDASPN